The DNA region CCGGGTCGTTGACGGTGCGCTGCATCTCCTTGTAGTCGTCGAAGACGACGGCCGGCCCGGTGTGGCGCAGCAGACGCGGCTCGGCGGCGATGTGCTTGATGACGGCGCCGTCGGGGCAGAGGTTGCCGCGCAGCACCGCCACGCCGCCCTCCTCGGCCAGCGGGTCCGCGCGCTCCCGGATGACGTCGGCGTTGTGCACCGGCGCCCCCTCGATCTGCTCGCGCATCGTGGTGTGCGCGACGGTCGGCCGGTCCAGGTGCAGGACGTCGGTGAGCCGTGCCAGGAAGCCGGGCAGCCCGCCGGCGAAGTGGAAGTCCTCCATCAGGTACTTCCCGCCGGGGCGCAGGTCGGCGAGGACGGGGACGGTTCGGGCGACGCGGTCGAAGTCGTCCAGGGTGAGCTTCACCCCGGAACGGCCGGCCATCGCGATGAGGTGGATGACGGCGTTGGTGGAGCCGCCGAGCGCCAGGACGGTGGCGACGGCGTCCTCGTACGCGTCGGCGGTGAGGATCCGCGACAACGTCAGCTGCTGCCAGACCAGTTCGACGATACGCAGACCGGACCGCGCGGCCATCCGGTCGTGGCCCGAGTCGACGGCAGGGATGGAGGAGGCGCCGGGCACGGTGACGCCGAGGGCCTCGGCGGCGGCCGTCAGAGTGGAGGCGGTGCCCATGGTCATGCAGTGTCCGGGCGAGCGGGCGAGCCCGTTCTCCAGTTCGCCCATCTCGCAGTCACCGATGAGTCCGGCCCGCCGGTCGTCCCAGTACTTCCACATGTCGGTGCCGGAGCCGAGGATCTCGTCGCGCCAGTGGCCCGGCAGCATCGGCCCGGCGGGCACGAAGACGGTGGGCAGGTCCACGGAGGCGGCGCCCATCAGCAGGGCGGGCGTCGACTTGTCGCAGCCGCCCAGCAGCACGGCCCCGTCGACCGGGTAGGAGCGCAGCAGTTCCTCGGTCTCCATGGCCAGCATGTTGCGGTAGAGCATCGGGGTCGGCTTCTGGAAGGTCTCGGAGAGGGTGGAGACCGGGAACTCCAGCGGGAATCCGCCCGCCTGCCAGACGCCCCGTTTGACGGCCTGCGCGCGGTCGCGCAGGTGGACGTGGCAGGGGTTGATGTCCGACCAGGTGTTGAGGATCGCGACGACCGGCTTGCCCAGGTGCTCCTCCGGGAGGTAGCCGAGCTGGCGGGTCCTGGCCCGGTGGCTGAACGAGCGGAGCCCGTCGGTGCCGTACCACTGGTGGCTGCGCAGCTCCTCGGGGGCGATGCGGCGGCCCGTGCCCTCGGTCATATGGACCACCCGGCGACCTGCTCGGCGACCTCGGCGCGCTTGGCCTCGGGCAGCACCCGGCTCGGCGCGCGTACGTCGCGGCGGCACAGGCCCAGCGAGGCAAGGCCCTCCTTGACGACCGTCACGTTGTCGGCGGACTGCCGGTCGGCGCGCAGCTCCTCGAAGCGGCGGATCCGCTCCCAGACCTTCATGGCCGCCGGGTAGTCGCCGGCCCGCAGCGCCTCCAGCATGGCCAGGGAGACCGCGGGGGAGACGTTGACGAGTCCGGAGGTGAAACCGGTGGCGCCGGTGGCGAAGTAGGAGGGCGCGTACAGCTCCGCCAGTCCGGCGACCCAGACGAAGCGCTCCAGTCCGGCGTCCCGGGCGAACGCGCCGAAGCGGGCCGCGTCCGGGACGGAGTACTTCACCCCGATGACGTTGGGGCAGTCGTCGGCGAGCTCGGCGAGCCGGTCGCCGGAGAGCAGCGGGTTGCGGACGTAGGGGACGACACCCAGCTCCGGTACGGCCTCGGCGATGGCCCGGTGGTAGTCGATCCAGCCGTCCTGCGAGACGTAGGGGTGCACCGGCTGGTGCACCATCACCATCTCGGCCCCGACGTCCCTGGCGTGCTCGGCGGCGGCCACGGCGGTCGGCACGTCGTGGCCCACGCCCACCAGGACGGTGGCCCGGCCGGCCACCTCCTCGACGGTCAGCTCGGTCACGGTGCGCCGCTCGTCGGGATCGAGCGCGTAGAACTCCCCGGTGTTGCCGTTGGGGGTGACGATGCGGACGCCGCCGTCGAGGAGCCGGCGCAGCAGGGTGCGGTGCACCGCGGTGTCGATGCTCCCGTCCTGGGCGAACGGGGTCACCGGGATCGCCACAACGTCTGCGAGGGCCGCCTTGAGCGGGGAGAGGTCCATGCGGACTGGCCTTTCGTCGAGGTGCTGGTGGTTCAGGTCCAGCGGGTGGTTCACGCCGTGTCACCCCCGTCTTCGTCGTCGGGGAACGCACGGCGTACGAACGATGCGATGTGGTCGTGCAGAGCCCCGGCCGCGGCCGCCGCGTCGTCGGCGAGAGCGAGGGCGAGGATCTCGCGGTGCTCCGCGGCCTCCCGTTCCCAGGACGGGTTGGCGGACCAGGCGACGGTCGACACGAGTGCGGCCTGGTCGCGGATCTCGTCGAGCATCCGGCCCAGCAGGGGGTTCCCGCAGGGCAGGTACAGCGCCCGGTGGAAGTCCCGGTTCGCCAGGGACCTGTCGGCCTTGTCGACCGCCGAGTCGGCGCGCTCCAGGGCCTCCTGGGCCGCTTCGAGGGATGCCTTGCGCGTGACGGAACGGCGCAGCGCCTCGGGCTCCAGGAGCAGCCGCACGTCGTAGACCTCGCGGGCCATCGCCGCGTCGACCAGCCGCACGGTGGCGCCCTTGTACTGGCTCATGACCACCAGCCCCGTGCCCGCCAGGGTCTTCAGCGCCTCGCGTACCGGCGTCTTCGACACCCCGAACTGCGCCGCGAGTTCGGTTTCGACGAGCGACTGGCCCGGTCTCAGCTGTGCGGTGAGGATCGCATGCTTGATCGCCTCCAGCACGTACTGGGTCCGGGACGGGATCGGGGCAGGCGCAAAGGTCATGGGTGCAGGGCTCTCGCATCTCGCGTATCGCGTCTCATATATGACGTACGAAGTACGACGCGATGAAGCTAGAGCCGTCCTGAATGCTTCGTCAACGCTTCTGACAAAAGATGTTCGGATGACTTCGTCGAGGACCCGGATAGGCACGACACCGGACCGTGTGTGCGGCATCCGCCCGATGTCCGGAGGTGTCCTCAGTGGCCAGCATGTTCCGAAAGGCGCCTCCTTGAGGGGGTGTGCGGGGCGGCGAAGGCGCGGAGGCGGTCGTGCGGGTGCGGGAGGTGGCGGGCGATCGCACGGCGGTGCTCTGCCTGACGGGGGTGCTCGTCTCGGGGTTCGGCACGTCCGCGATGTGGCTCACCGCCGGGATCTGGGTGAAGTCGCTGACCGGGTCGAACTCCCTGGCGGCGCTGACGGTGTTCGCGATGTGGGCGCCGGTCCTGGCCGGCCCGGCGCTCGGTTCCCTCGCGGACCGGCTGCCCCGCAGGCCCCTGCTGGTCGGGGTGAACCTGCTGCTGGCGGGGCTGCTTGCGGCACTCCCGCTGACGGGGCCCACCCTGCGGGTGCCGGCCCTGTTCGCCGTGCTGCTCGTCTACGGGGCCGGAGGTGTCGTGCTGGACGCGGCGGAGGCGGCGGTCGTCGCCGGGGCGATCGAGGGCCGGTTGCTGGGCGACTTCAACGGGCTGCGGACGACGGTCAACGAGGGAGTGAAGCTGGTCGCCCCGGCGGCCGGGGCCGGCCTGTTCACCCGGTTCGGCGCGGGTCCGGTGGTGGTGCTGGACGCGCTGAGCTTCGCCCTGGCCGCACTGGTCTTCGCCCGGCTACGCGTCGCGGAACCGGCCCCCGCGCCCTCCCGGCGGGGCGGCACGGCGGCGGGCCTGCGCCGGCTGCGCGGCTCCCCCGCGCTGCGGCCCCTGGTGTACGCGGGGGCTCTGACGATGCTGCTCGCGGGGCTCAACGGCGCGGCGGTGTACGCGTTCGTCGACGAGGTGCTGTCCCGCTCGCCCGCTTACGCCGGGGTGCTGTACGCGGCACAGGGCGCCGGTTCCGTCCTGGCCGGGACGACGGCCGGACCCCTGCTGCGGCGGCTGGGGGAACGGTGCTTCGCGGCGGCCGGGATCGCCGTGTTCGCCGCTGCGGTGGGCGTACGTGCACTGTCCGGCGGCAGCGGCACGGTGGCCGTGGGGGCGAGTGTGGCGATCGGCGCCGGGCTGCCCTGTGTGCTGATCGCCGCGCTGACGGCGGTGCAGCGGGAGACGCCCGACCGGGTGCTGGGCCGTACGGTCGCGGCGGCCCACGCCCTGCTGATGGTGCCGAACGCGGTGGCCCTGGCGGTCGGGGCGGGACTGCTCATGACGGTGGACGTCCGGCCG from Streptomyces sp. NBC_01754 includes:
- a CDS encoding GntR family transcriptional regulator is translated as MTFAPAPIPSRTQYVLEAIKHAILTAQLRPGQSLVETELAAQFGVSKTPVREALKTLAGTGLVVMSQYKGATVRLVDAAMAREVYDVRLLLEPEALRRSVTRKASLEAAQEALERADSAVDKADRSLANRDFHRALYLPCGNPLLGRMLDEIRDQAALVSTVAWSANPSWEREAAEHREILALALADDAAAAAGALHDHIASFVRRAFPDDEDGGDTA
- a CDS encoding MFS transporter, which translates into the protein MRGGEGAEAVVRVREVAGDRTAVLCLTGVLVSGFGTSAMWLTAGIWVKSLTGSNSLAALTVFAMWAPVLAGPALGSLADRLPRRPLLVGVNLLLAGLLAALPLTGPTLRVPALFAVLLVYGAGGVVLDAAEAAVVAGAIEGRLLGDFNGLRTTVNEGVKLVAPAAGAGLFTRFGAGPVVVLDALSFALAALVFARLRVAEPAPAPSRRGGTAAGLRRLRGSPALRPLVYAGALTMLLAGLNGAAVYAFVDEVLSRSPAYAGVLYAAQGAGSVLAGTTAGPLLRRLGERCFAAAGIAVFAAAVGVRALSGGSGTVAVGASVAIGAGLPCVLIAALTAVQRETPDRVLGRTVAAAHALLMVPNAVALAVGAGLLMTVDVRPLLGSAAVVGLLVAARLHGRWPGRPARKAGPA
- a CDS encoding dihydrodipicolinate synthase family protein translates to MDLSPLKAALADVVAIPVTPFAQDGSIDTAVHRTLLRRLLDGGVRIVTPNGNTGEFYALDPDERRTVTELTVEEVAGRATVLVGVGHDVPTAVAAAEHARDVGAEMVMVHQPVHPYVSQDGWIDYHRAIAEAVPELGVVPYVRNPLLSGDRLAELADDCPNVIGVKYSVPDAARFGAFARDAGLERFVWVAGLAELYAPSYFATGATGFTSGLVNVSPAVSLAMLEALRAGDYPAAMKVWERIRRFEELRADRQSADNVTVVKEGLASLGLCRRDVRAPSRVLPEAKRAEVAEQVAGWSI
- the araD gene encoding L-arabinonate dehydratase, whose product is MTEGTGRRIAPEELRSHQWYGTDGLRSFSHRARTRQLGYLPEEHLGKPVVAILNTWSDINPCHVHLRDRAQAVKRGVWQAGGFPLEFPVSTLSETFQKPTPMLYRNMLAMETEELLRSYPVDGAVLLGGCDKSTPALLMGAASVDLPTVFVPAGPMLPGHWRDEILGSGTDMWKYWDDRRAGLIGDCEMGELENGLARSPGHCMTMGTASTLTAAAEALGVTVPGASSIPAVDSGHDRMAARSGLRIVELVWQQLTLSRILTADAYEDAVATVLALGGSTNAVIHLIAMAGRSGVKLTLDDFDRVARTVPVLADLRPGGKYLMEDFHFAGGLPGFLARLTDVLHLDRPTVAHTTMREQIEGAPVHNADVIRERADPLAEEGGVAVLRGNLCPDGAVIKHIAAEPRLLRHTGPAVVFDDYKEMQRTVNDPALALTPDHVMVLRNAGPKGGPGMPEYGMLPIPDYLLKQGVRDMVRISDARMSGTSYGACVLHIAPESFVGGPLALVRTGDLITLDVEARLLHLDVTDEELEARRSAWTPPPARYGRGYGALYQDQITQADTGCDFTFLARPGEVPDPYAG